From a single Pseudomonas triticicola genomic region:
- a CDS encoding RcnB family protein — translation MNSKTLIASLALVAGIAGITPIVQAAQTSSEPAVQSPTSDRQLKVNDRAPEMYQREDKALKNWKAKGLKAPIDQAQWVQINDKYVMVMITNGTIVEMQPVER, via the coding sequence ATGAACAGCAAAACCCTAATCGCCAGCCTGGCCCTTGTTGCGGGCATTGCCGGAATCACACCCATTGTTCAAGCGGCGCAAACCTCCAGCGAACCCGCCGTGCAATCGCCGACCAGCGACCGCCAGCTGAAGGTCAACGACCGCGCGCCGGAAATGTACCAGCGCGAAGACAAGGCTTTGAAGAACTGGAAAGCCAAAGGTCTGAAAGCGCCGATCGACCAGGCGCAGTGGGTGCAGATCAATGACAAGTACGTGATGGTGATGATCACCAACGGCACGATTGTCGAGATGCAACCGGTTGAGCGATAA